From Calothrix sp. PCC 6303, a single genomic window includes:
- a CDS encoding alpha/beta hydrolase: MAAPAVGIAYCAACCFIIIQQPKFIFFPSSVVDTTPAKLNLPYEEVWLSVPVTATKVERIHGWWIENQQSPKTKVLLYFHGNGLNISANLSAARGFNQAGFSVLLIDYRGYGLSEGGFPNEQRIYQDAATAWNYLIGERQVKPRNIFIYGHSLGGGVAIDLAAKNPEAAGLIVEATFSSIRDIVKYRKQFWMFPVDLMVTQRFESIAKVPKLKMPVLFIHGVNDSTIPASMTEKLYAATPEPKLLLLVPGADHNDIGAFAPQKYRQAVESFLKLVDGDSK, from the coding sequence ATGGCTGCACCCGCCGTAGGCATCGCCTATTGCGCTGCTTGCTGTTTTATTATTATCCAACAGCCAAAGTTTATTTTTTTCCCTTCCAGTGTAGTTGACACCACACCAGCAAAGTTAAACTTGCCTTATGAGGAGGTATGGCTTTCTGTTCCAGTCACTGCAACCAAAGTAGAACGAATTCATGGATGGTGGATTGAAAACCAACAATCTCCAAAGACAAAAGTTTTACTGTACTTCCACGGAAATGGTCTGAATATCTCAGCAAACCTAAGTGCAGCTAGAGGGTTTAATCAGGCTGGTTTTTCAGTGCTTCTGATTGATTATCGAGGATATGGACTTAGTGAAGGTGGTTTTCCTAATGAACAACGTATTTATCAGGATGCTGCTACAGCGTGGAATTACTTAATTGGAGAGCGTCAAGTTAAACCAAGAAATATTTTTATTTATGGTCACTCCCTTGGAGGTGGTGTAGCAATTGATTTGGCAGCCAAAAATCCAGAGGCAGCAGGTTTAATTGTAGAAGCAACATTTAGCTCAATCCGCGATATTGTCAAATACCGGAAACAATTTTGGATGTTCCCCGTCGATTTGATGGTAACGCAGCGGTTCGAGTCAATCGCAAAAGTACCGAAGTTAAAGATGCCAGTTTTATTCATTCATGGCGTTAACGATTCAACCATCCCCGCATCAATGACAGAAAAGCTTTATGCTGCAACCCCAGAACCAAAACTATTACTTTTGGTACCAGGTGCAGATCACAATGATATTGGCGCATTTGCACCACAAAAATATCGGCAAGCTGTGGAATCTTTTCTGAAATTGGTAGATGGGGATAGTAAATAG
- a CDS encoding helix-turn-helix domain-containing protein, with protein MTPLYSLTTPGNQTIEISQDELRSLLGRIETELHRSKVYRRALATVQKMLGDSADDAKLLFKAVGREAIGLAFRQFSQQNTEDKKITPELHPTPEESIISANITPDSSEITSDLSACLTSVKVHPDSIIANPGEINLNLETPRVSSVTSSHKTTETNTTIPSLNWLKQKKPSPAEISQQLTEKRSESLQEIGKQLRVARELRGLSLTELNTYTHVQIHLMEAIENGKWDELPEDVYVRGFIRVMANSLGLNGTNLAASLPQPEPVKAVLPSWYETGKKSSSFDFQVNPMHLYLGYTVLVAGAVGGLSVMSQQANSNKLVSPNPNTSSSVSDSHRNQEPSNKPGLQSNSQGVKVGNDIAPPETL; from the coding sequence ATGACACCCTTATATTCGTTAACAACCCCTGGAAATCAGACTATTGAAATCTCTCAAGACGAATTGCGATCGCTATTAGGTCGAATCGAAACTGAACTGCATCGCAGCAAAGTTTACCGTCGTGCCTTAGCAACCGTACAAAAAATGCTTGGTGATTCTGCTGACGATGCCAAGCTGTTATTTAAGGCTGTCGGTAGAGAAGCAATCGGTTTAGCTTTTAGGCAGTTTTCTCAACAAAATACAGAAGATAAGAAAATTACCCCCGAACTACACCCAACTCCAGAAGAATCCATAATTTCTGCAAACATTACTCCAGATAGTAGTGAAATTACTAGCGATTTATCTGCATGTTTAACAAGTGTCAAAGTTCATCCCGACTCAATTATTGCTAATCCTGGGGAAATAAATTTAAATTTAGAAACACCACGAGTAAGTAGTGTTACTAGTAGTCATAAAACAACCGAAACAAATACGACTATCCCTTCTTTAAACTGGTTGAAACAAAAAAAACCTTCCCCAGCAGAAATTAGTCAACAACTAACAGAAAAACGCAGCGAATCTCTACAGGAAATTGGTAAACAATTACGTGTAGCCCGTGAACTTCGCGGATTATCCCTAACTGAACTCAATACCTATACCCACGTCCAAATTCATCTCATGGAGGCAATTGAGAATGGAAAATGGGATGAATTACCTGAAGATGTCTATGTTAGGGGCTTTATCCGCGTGATGGCTAATAGTTTGGGGCTGAATGGTACAAATTTAGCAGCTTCATTGCCACAGCCAGAACCAGTCAAAGCTGTTTTACCTTCTTGGTATGAAACGGGTAAAAAATCTAGCAGTTTTGATTTTCAAGTCAATCCAATGCATTTGTATCTGGGTTACACAGTTCTAGTTGCAGGTGCAGTTGGAGGATTATCAGTGATGTCACAGCAAGCAAACTCTAATAAGTTAGTGAGTCCTAATCCTAATACTTCTTCTTCTGTGAGTGATTCTCATCGAAACCAAGAACCAAGCAACAAGCCAGGATTACAGTCAAATAGTCAAGGTGTAAAAGTAGGTAATGATATTGCACCACCAGAAACCCTTTAA
- the ppc gene encoding phosphoenolpyruvate carboxylase, with amino-acid sequence MGSLIYSFAEAVNIYPASDLFLRHRLQVVEELWEEVLQQECGQATVDLLKKLRDLCSPEGQATKDQAASVFKLIEQLSINEAIRAARAFALYFQLINIIEQDYEQRQQLTRYEAEPENKGEEAVTSTVYCQDEESFHHNNGVGAEMLAKSWHNSDNSKHKGTFSGLFPQLFKLNVPPQQIQRLISHLDVQLVFTAHPTEIVRHTIRGKQRQVVQLLQQLDALEKRAGGSLTGGFLWEAEELQSQLIEEIRLWWRTDELHQFKPSVLDEVDYALHYFQEVLFDAIPQLYRRFKHTLNQTFPWLEPPQKNFCKFGSWVGGDRDGNPSVTPAITWETACYQRNIVLEKYTKAVKQLIELISVSMQWSDVLPDLLESLEMEQAQMSEVYDQLALRYRQEPYRLKLSYILKRLENTSIRNKALQKGEILNDEHHHHVYHSGEEFLAELRLIQHNLSETGLTSQQLENLICQVEIFGFNLTQLDIRQESSRHADALNEVVEYLGILNKPYNDMSEVERVAWLTSELKTRRPLIAAELPFSEKTNDVISTFRIVRSLQQEFGYNVCQTYIISMCREVSDVLEVLLFAKEAGLYDPGTAIGTIQVVPLFETVEDLLRSRSVMGELFELPLYRALLAGGYEITENHPNSLSPTSSPLTPNLQEVMLGYSDSNKDSGFLSSNWEIHKAQKSLQEIAEGYGISLRIFHGRGGSVGRGGGPAYEAILAQPGHSINGRIKITEQGEVLASKYSLRDLALYNLETITTAVIQASLLKTGFDDIEAWNEIMEELAARSRQHYRALIYEQPDFIDFFHQVTPIEEISQLQISSRPARRPSGKKDLTSLRAIPWVFSWTQIRVLLPSWYGVGTALQEFLNEEPEEHMKLLRYFYIKWPFFKMVISKAEMTLAKVDLQMASHYVQELSHPEDKPRFDKVFAQIAEEYYLTRNLVLQITGNKCLLDGDPVLQRSVQLRNGTIVPLGFIQVSLLKRLRQSKNIPTSAVIHSRYSKGELLRGALLTINGIAAGMRNTG; translated from the coding sequence ATGGGTTCTCTTATATACTCTTTTGCTGAAGCAGTAAATATCTATCCTGCATCCGATTTATTTTTACGCCATCGCCTTCAGGTGGTAGAAGAACTGTGGGAAGAAGTATTACAACAAGAATGTGGTCAAGCAACGGTTGATTTACTCAAAAAACTGCGGGATTTATGTTCACCAGAGGGACAAGCGACTAAAGATCAGGCAGCTTCGGTGTTCAAATTAATCGAACAATTGAGCATCAATGAAGCAATCAGGGCAGCACGAGCATTTGCACTGTATTTTCAGCTGATCAATATTATCGAGCAAGATTACGAACAACGCCAACAATTAACTCGCTACGAAGCTGAACCAGAAAATAAAGGCGAAGAAGCAGTTACAAGCACCGTATACTGCCAAGATGAAGAAAGCTTTCACCATAATAATGGTGTCGGAGCAGAAATGCTGGCTAAAAGTTGGCATAATTCCGACAATAGTAAACATAAAGGGACTTTTTCCGGATTATTCCCCCAACTATTCAAATTGAATGTTCCACCCCAACAAATTCAACGTTTAATTTCCCATTTGGATGTACAGTTAGTTTTTACAGCACACCCAACAGAAATTGTCCGCCATACCATTCGTGGGAAACAACGTCAAGTTGTCCAGCTTTTACAGCAATTGGATGCCTTAGAAAAACGGGCAGGTGGAAGTCTCACAGGCGGCTTTTTGTGGGAAGCTGAAGAACTCCAATCACAATTAATCGAAGAGATTAGATTATGGTGGCGAACTGATGAATTACACCAGTTTAAACCCTCCGTCCTAGATGAAGTCGATTATGCTCTCCACTACTTCCAAGAAGTTCTCTTTGATGCCATACCCCAACTATATCGCCGCTTCAAACATACCCTGAACCAAACCTTTCCCTGGTTAGAACCACCTCAAAAAAACTTCTGTAAATTTGGTTCCTGGGTAGGAGGAGACAGAGATGGAAATCCATCGGTGACACCAGCAATTACTTGGGAAACTGCATGTTACCAAAGAAATATAGTCCTAGAGAAATATACCAAAGCTGTAAAACAACTAATTGAGTTAATTAGTGTCTCCATGCAGTGGAGTGATGTGCTTCCCGATTTGCTGGAATCCCTGGAAATGGAACAAGCGCAGATGAGCGAAGTTTACGATCAATTGGCACTACGCTACCGCCAAGAGCCATATCGATTGAAGCTATCATACATCCTCAAGCGGTTGGAAAATACCAGCATCCGGAACAAAGCTTTACAAAAAGGCGAAATTCTCAACGACGAACATCATCATCACGTTTACCATTCCGGAGAAGAATTCCTCGCGGAACTGCGGCTAATTCAACACAACCTTTCGGAAACAGGTTTAACTAGCCAACAGCTAGAAAACCTCATTTGTCAAGTGGAAATTTTCGGCTTTAACCTGACACAGCTAGATATTCGTCAAGAATCATCTCGTCATGCCGATGCGTTAAACGAAGTTGTCGAGTATTTAGGGATTTTAAACAAACCCTACAACGACATGAGCGAAGTTGAGCGGGTAGCTTGGTTAACCAGCGAACTTAAAACCCGTCGTCCCCTAATTGCCGCAGAACTACCATTTTCCGAGAAAACCAACGACGTAATCAGCACTTTCCGCATCGTGCGATCGCTTCAACAAGAATTTGGCTATAATGTCTGCCAAACCTACATCATCAGCATGTGTCGTGAAGTCAGCGACGTGTTGGAAGTCCTACTTTTTGCCAAAGAAGCCGGACTTTATGATCCTGGTACCGCAATCGGGACAATTCAAGTAGTTCCCCTATTTGAAACCGTTGAAGACTTACTGCGATCGCGTAGTGTCATGGGTGAACTATTTGAACTTCCACTTTACCGCGCTCTCCTGGCAGGTGGCTACGAAATCACCGAAAATCATCCCAACTCCCTCTCCCCCACATCCTCACCCCTCACCCCCAACCTCCAAGAGGTGATGCTAGGATATTCCGACAGCAACAAAGATTCTGGCTTTTTAAGCAGTAATTGGGAAATCCATAAAGCTCAAAAATCCCTCCAGGAAATTGCTGAGGGATACGGTATAAGTTTACGCATTTTTCATGGTAGAGGTGGTTCAGTAGGGCGAGGTGGTGGACCAGCCTACGAAGCAATTTTGGCACAACCAGGACACAGTATAAATGGACGCATTAAAATCACCGAACAAGGAGAAGTCCTCGCCTCCAAATACTCCCTGCGCGACCTAGCCCTATATAACCTCGAAACCATCACCACAGCCGTCATCCAAGCCAGCCTCCTAAAAACAGGCTTCGACGACATCGAAGCCTGGAACGAAATCATGGAAGAACTCGCCGCGCGATCGCGTCAACACTACCGCGCCCTAATTTACGAACAACCCGACTTCATCGACTTCTTCCACCAAGTCACCCCCATCGAAGAAATCAGCCAACTGCAAATCAGTTCCCGTCCAGCCCGTCGTCCTTCCGGCAAAAAAGACCTAACCAGCCTGCGGGCAATTCCCTGGGTATTTAGTTGGACACAAATCCGTGTCCTTCTCCCCTCCTGGTATGGAGTCGGCACCGCCCTCCAAGAATTCCTCAACGAAGAACCCGAAGAACACATGAAGCTGCTGCGTTACTTCTACATCAAATGGCCCTTCTTCAAAATGGTAATTTCCAAAGCCGAAATGACCCTGGCTAAAGTAGACTTACAAATGGCAAGTCATTACGTCCAGGAATTATCACATCCCGAAGACAAACCCCGATTTGATAAAGTCTTCGCCCAAATTGCCGAAGAATACTATCTCACCCGAAATTTAGTTCTGCAAATTACCGGGAATAAATGTCTTTTAGATGGCGACCCTGTACTTCAGCGCTCAGTACAATTACGCAACGGGACAATTGTTCCCCTAGGATTTATTCAGGTGTCCCTACTCAAACGTTTGCGCCAATCCAAAAATATCCCCACCTCAGCCGTAATTCATTCCCGCTACAGTAAAGGGGAACTACTACGTGGTGCCTTGCTGACTATCAACGGTATCGCCGCTGGAATGAGAAACACAGGTTGA
- a CDS encoding MBOAT family O-acyltransferase: protein MNFISVLYGLFLFSVVAIYWSVGEKSLRLWTLFGASVAFYASLQTIYIPLLLVLVFINYQLGLSLGKNTSPGKHNQDFQISDEEWQFANSDWNRRRLWILSFGIVTNLVLLFAFKYTNSLLKPFPILTSIIPNTSDSGTLKVIVPLGISYITFECIAYLVDIYRGAPASQKFIDFAAYKLLFTKITSGPITRFQNLANQFTEPRLPTPDLFAEALWLIAKGAVKKGLLADNIGIYVDLCFGNIQRAGSTDLWLAILAYGLQLYLDFSGYVDIARGSTLLFGLVLPENFDFPYFSTSIADFWRRWHMTLGDWLRNYLYFPLGGSRRGLVRTCINLVIVMLIAGIWHGAALGFLVWGLLHGFALAVHRLTDVVSDRTPALKLFWQTPPGTIVAWLLTQLMVFFSWIWFKLPNLQDSVLVVKNLWGHPADVQFAQLVYVESLKLSPMQLGMAFLFLVMWMSVFYIFQRRLEVQFKWHLKLVLVPLCFYFVWLLAPEGSLPFIYFDY, encoded by the coding sequence ATGAATTTTATATCAGTATTATACGGATTATTCTTATTTAGTGTTGTCGCCATTTATTGGTCGGTAGGAGAAAAAAGTTTACGCTTATGGACGTTATTTGGTGCTAGCGTAGCTTTTTATGCTTCGCTGCAAACTATATATATACCTTTGCTATTAGTACTGGTTTTTATTAACTATCAATTAGGATTATCTCTTGGGAAAAATACCTCACCAGGAAAACATAATCAAGACTTTCAAATATCAGATGAAGAATGGCAATTTGCTAACTCCGATTGGAATCGCCGCCGCTTGTGGATTTTAAGTTTTGGAATTGTTACTAATTTGGTATTGCTTTTTGCTTTTAAATATACGAATTCCCTATTAAAGCCCTTTCCAATTCTCACATCAATCATTCCCAATACCTCAGATTCCGGAACATTAAAAGTCATTGTTCCCTTGGGTATTTCCTATATTACATTTGAATGTATTGCCTATTTAGTTGATATTTATAGAGGAGCACCAGCTAGTCAAAAATTCATTGATTTCGCCGCATATAAACTCCTATTTACTAAGATTACATCAGGTCCCATCACTCGGTTTCAAAATTTAGCTAATCAATTTACAGAACCGAGATTACCCACACCAGATTTATTCGCAGAAGCACTCTGGTTAATTGCCAAAGGTGCAGTCAAAAAAGGTTTACTAGCAGATAACATTGGGATCTACGTTGACTTATGCTTTGGTAACATTCAAAGAGCCGGAAGTACAGATTTATGGTTAGCAATCCTTGCCTATGGATTGCAATTGTACCTTGATTTTAGTGGCTACGTTGATATTGCCAGGGGTAGCACCCTATTATTCGGATTAGTATTACCAGAAAACTTTGATTTTCCCTACTTTAGTACCAGTATTGCCGACTTTTGGCGACGTTGGCACATGACATTAGGAGATTGGTTGCGAAACTATCTATATTTTCCCCTAGGAGGTTCCCGTCGTGGTTTGGTGCGTACCTGCATTAACTTAGTAATAGTGATGTTAATTGCTGGCATTTGGCATGGTGCAGCACTCGGTTTCCTTGTTTGGGGACTATTACACGGATTTGCCCTAGCAGTACATCGTCTCACGGATGTAGTCAGCGATCGCACTCCCGCACTAAAGCTATTTTGGCAAACTCCACCTGGTACTATAGTTGCTTGGTTACTTACCCAATTGATGGTGTTCTTTTCTTGGATTTGGTTTAAACTTCCCAATCTCCAAGATTCAGTTTTGGTAGTGAAGAATTTATGGGGACATCCAGCAGATGTACAATTTGCTCAGTTGGTGTATGTAGAGTCGTTAAAGTTGAGTCCGATGCAGTTGGGGATGGCGTTTTTGTTTTTGGTGATGTGGATGAGTGTATTTTACATCTTTCAACGGCGACTGGAGGTGCAGTTTAAATGGCATTTGAAGTTGGTACTTGTGCCTTTATGTTTCTATTTTGTTTGGTTGCTGGCTCCTGAAGGGAGTTTACCATTTATTTATTTTGATTATTAG
- a CDS encoding cobalt-precorrin-6A reductase, whose protein sequence is MGGGGVRLLILGGTGDAAELARRVVEIPALEVRVSLAGRTRQPGEVSGLVRVGGFGGVAGLVDYLEAEKIDLLVDATHPFAAKISENAAVAAKQTGIRNLMLVRPGWEKLPGDDWYEVESVEAAAEMLPSLGKRVFLTIGRQQLDRFSHLHDTWFLMRSIDPPETQIPGGKLLCDRGPFSLDNEKQLLQKYQIDTLVSKNSGGDATYAKIIAARELGIKVIMIQRPPIPHGEKVTDVDAALKWLKEFP, encoded by the coding sequence ATGGGGGGGGGAGGAGTGCGTTTACTGATTTTGGGGGGGACTGGTGATGCTGCGGAGTTGGCTAGAAGGGTTGTGGAGATACCTGCTTTAGAGGTTAGGGTATCTTTGGCTGGTCGCACTCGTCAACCGGGTGAGGTTTCGGGGTTGGTGCGGGTGGGGGGTTTTGGTGGTGTTGCGGGGTTGGTTGATTATTTGGAAGCTGAGAAAATTGACTTGCTGGTTGATGCAACTCATCCTTTTGCTGCTAAGATTTCTGAGAATGCAGCAGTTGCCGCAAAACAGACAGGTATACGCAACTTGATGTTAGTACGTCCTGGTTGGGAAAAGCTTCCTGGTGATGATTGGTATGAAGTTGAGAGTGTGGAAGCTGCTGCGGAGATGCTTCCAAGTTTGGGGAAACGGGTATTTTTAACCATTGGGAGACAACAATTAGACAGATTTTCCCACCTTCATGATACTTGGTTTTTGATGCGTTCTATTGATCCACCGGAAACGCAAATACCAGGGGGAAAACTATTATGCGATCGCGGTCCGTTTTCGTTGGACAATGAAAAACAACTCCTCCAAAAATACCAAATAGACACCCTAGTTAGTAAAAATAGTGGTGGTGATGCAACTTACGCCAAAATCATCGCTGCACGAGAACTAGGAATTAAAGTCATCATGATACAACGTCCCCCAATCCCCCATGGAGAAAAAGTCACAGACGTTGATGCCGCGTTAAAATGGCTCAAAGAGTTTCCCTAA
- a CDS encoding PIN domain-containing protein translates to MSVIVDTSVWSLALRRNTPDNAADVITSFRDLITNGRVVLLGVIRQEILSGIRHVEQFEKLRDYLRPFPNLELSITDYELAAEFFNTCRSNGVQGSNTDFLICAAAVNRGYNILTKDKDFENFKIHVPIVLL, encoded by the coding sequence ATGAGTGTTATTGTTGATACATCTGTTTGGTCACTCGCTTTACGCCGAAATACACCAGATAATGCAGCAGATGTCATCACTTCTTTTCGTGATTTGATTACTAATGGACGGGTTGTTTTATTGGGAGTTATTCGTCAGGAGATCCTTTCTGGTATCCGTCATGTTGAGCAGTTTGAGAAATTACGAGATTATCTCCGTCCTTTTCCAAATTTAGAACTAAGCATAACAGATTACGAACTGGCTGCTGAGTTTTTTAATACTTGTCGCAGTAATGGTGTTCAAGGTTCAAATACTGATTTTTTGATATGTGCAGCCGCAGTCAATCGTGGCTACAATATTTTGACTAAAGATAAGGATTTTGAGAATTTTAAAATACACGTTCCAATTGTGTTGCTATAA
- a CDS encoding type II toxin-antitoxin system VapB family antitoxin, translating into MSENNLQIDESLLQEALTLGNYQSNSAVIEAALQEYIQRRKQLQVMKLFGTIDYDSDYNYKQQRQKA; encoded by the coding sequence GTGTCAGAAAATAATCTCCAAATAGATGAAAGTCTTCTCCAAGAAGCCCTTACTTTAGGTAATTATCAAAGCAACAGTGCAGTTATTGAAGCTGCTTTGCAAGAGTATATTCAACGTCGCAAACAACTCCAAGTTATGAAATTGTTTGGCACAATTGACTATGACTCTGATTACAACTATAAACAGCAACGACAAAAGGCATGA
- the cbiD gene encoding cobalt-precorrin-5B (C(1))-methyltransferase CbiD: MVRTGYTLPVFAVAAAKAALLHLQNPQEKLSFITLDLLPDAADILIQQVACLDSTTALGITQSDPGDNLDLTRNTPIWAWVQLSPRQDEVLILEGGEGLGKTSTGEAAIYSFARRLFDANLLGLIPQDKSLTVKVILPEGRELAKRTSNEAFGVLEGLSLLGTSGISQPLSAEEHLDEFRSELRVKVKNHPNLVFCIGSNGKSVAQRLGISEDVIVSTGNWLGALLVEAGLHGAESVLLLGYQGKLIKLAGGIFNTSSHLADGKLEIIAAAVIQVTGSLDAAKAVLGCKTADDAYKVLVDMGLAETVFGYLRNKIKVQAEGYVQKYAGKSVEVSVVLFDRLGGVI, from the coding sequence ATGGTTCGTACTGGCTACACTCTACCGGTTTTTGCGGTGGCTGCGGCAAAAGCGGCTTTACTCCATCTCCAAAATCCCCAGGAAAAGCTATCTTTCATTACTTTGGATTTACTACCTGATGCAGCAGATATTCTCATCCAGCAAGTTGCTTGCTTAGATTCTACAACAGCTTTGGGAATTACTCAAAGTGATCCTGGTGATAACTTAGATTTGACGAGGAATACACCAATTTGGGCTTGGGTACAGTTATCTCCACGACAGGATGAAGTGCTAATTCTGGAGGGTGGTGAAGGATTAGGGAAAACTTCGACGGGGGAAGCTGCAATTTATAGTTTTGCGCGGCGGTTGTTTGATGCTAATTTGTTGGGATTGATACCTCAAGATAAATCTTTGACGGTGAAAGTGATTCTACCGGAGGGTAGAGAGTTAGCAAAACGCACTTCCAATGAGGCTTTTGGAGTTTTAGAGGGTTTGTCTTTGTTGGGTACTAGTGGTATTTCTCAACCTTTAAGTGCAGAAGAACACTTGGATGAATTCCGTAGTGAGTTGCGAGTCAAAGTTAAGAATCATCCCAACTTAGTATTTTGTATTGGCAGTAATGGTAAATCTGTTGCCCAACGTTTGGGGATTTCTGAAGATGTAATTGTTTCCACTGGTAACTGGTTGGGTGCGTTGTTGGTGGAAGCTGGTTTGCATGGTGCTGAGTCGGTTTTGTTGTTGGGATATCAAGGTAAATTAATTAAGTTAGCTGGGGGAATTTTTAATACTTCGAGCCATTTGGCTGATGGGAAGCTGGAAATTATTGCTGCTGCGGTGATTCAGGTAACGGGAAGTTTAGATGCTGCTAAGGCTGTTTTGGGATGTAAAACTGCTGATGATGCTTATAAGGTTTTGGTAGATATGGGTTTGGCAGAGACGGTTTTTGGGTATTTGAGAAATAAGATTAAGGTGCAGGCTGAGGGTTATGTGCAAAAGTATGCGGGGAAATCTGTTGAGGTGAGTGTGGTGTTGTTTGATAGGTTGGGTGGGGTGATTTAA
- the psaC gene encoding photosystem I iron-sulfur center protein PsaC, with the protein MSHAVKIYDTCIGCTQCVRACPTDVLEMVPWDGCKAAQIASSPRTEDCVGCKRCETACPTDFLSIRVYLGAETTRSMGLAY; encoded by the coding sequence ATGTCTCATGCTGTAAAAATCTACGATACCTGCATCGGTTGCACTCAATGTGTTCGGGCTTGCCCCACCGATGTTCTGGAGATGGTTCCTTGGGATGGCTGTAAAGCCGCTCAAATCGCCTCTTCCCCCCGCACCGAAGACTGTGTTGGTTGCAAACGCTGCGAAACCGCTTGTCCTACCGACTTTTTGAGCATCCGGGTCTACCTTGGTGCTGAAACAACTCGAAGTATGGGTTTAGCTTATTAG
- a CDS encoding rhomboid family intramembrane serine protease, translated as MVPIKDNNPTTITPYVTFALIALNILAFLYESSLPPQYLNGFFRLFAVVPRELTLSFHGTVINQPVPEVATLITSQFLHGGLLHLGGNMLFLWIFGNNVEDKLGHIKYIIFYLGCGILASLVQWYFAQDSNIPNLGASGAIAGVMGAYILRFPQAEILGVVPLGIFFPTFRVPAYFFLGFWFIQQAFYSIATLETTTNIGMESGGIAYWAHAGGFVFGAILGPVLGLFNDKKPGEEYLL; from the coding sequence ATGGTTCCAATTAAAGACAACAATCCAACGACAATTACACCATATGTAACTTTTGCTTTAATTGCGTTGAATATCCTAGCTTTTTTATACGAGTCGAGCCTGCCACCACAGTATTTAAATGGATTTTTCCGATTATTTGCCGTAGTTCCTAGGGAACTTACCCTGAGTTTTCACGGTACTGTAATTAACCAACCTGTCCCAGAGGTGGCAACATTAATCACTTCACAATTTCTGCATGGTGGTTTACTGCACTTGGGCGGTAATATGCTTTTTCTATGGATTTTTGGTAATAACGTCGAAGATAAATTAGGTCATATTAAGTATATTATTTTCTATTTGGGCTGCGGAATTCTCGCATCCTTAGTTCAGTGGTACTTTGCCCAAGATTCTAATATACCTAACCTCGGAGCCAGTGGCGCGATCGCAGGTGTGATGGGAGCCTATATTTTGCGTTTTCCCCAAGCAGAAATTCTCGGAGTTGTCCCCTTAGGTATTTTCTTCCCCACGTTCCGGGTTCCCGCATATTTTTTCTTAGGATTTTGGTTTATTCAACAAGCTTTTTACAGCATTGCAACCTTGGAAACAACAACAAATATCGGCATGGAAAGCGGTGGTATCGCCTATTGGGCACATGCTGGGGGCTTCGTATTTGGTGCTATTCTCGGTCCCGTATTGGGTTTATTTAACGATAAAAAGCCGGGGGAAGAATATTTACTATAA
- a CDS encoding rhomboid family intramembrane serine protease: protein MFPLYDENPTRITPFITYGLIGMNILVFLHEVSLSNAQLEQFFQLYAVIPRQLSATPGIEWTTLFTSQFLHGGWWHLISNMVFLWVFGNNIEDRMGHLKYLIFYLCCGALAALCQWLFGVNSVIPSLGASGAISGVLGAYLIRFPQVKVMTLAFLGFFFTTLRIPAFVLIGLFIVQNVISGLAQVASQMSVDGGGVAYWAHIGGFVFGIILSPVFGLFRRDDY, encoded by the coding sequence GTGTTTCCTCTTTACGACGAAAACCCAACCCGTATCACCCCGTTTATTACCTACGGGTTGATTGGTATGAATATTTTGGTTTTTCTCCACGAAGTTAGCCTGTCGAATGCACAATTAGAGCAGTTTTTCCAGCTTTATGCGGTTATTCCTCGTCAATTAAGTGCAACTCCCGGTATTGAGTGGACAACCCTATTTACCTCACAATTTTTACATGGCGGTTGGTGGCACCTAATTTCTAATATGGTGTTTTTATGGGTATTTGGTAATAATATCGAAGATCGGATGGGGCATTTAAAATATTTAATTTTTTACCTTTGTTGCGGTGCCTTAGCTGCTTTATGTCAGTGGCTATTTGGAGTTAACTCGGTAATACCTTCTTTGGGAGCTAGTGGAGCAATTTCCGGCGTTTTAGGTGCTTATTTAATTCGTTTTCCCCAAGTTAAGGTAATGACTTTGGCTTTCCTCGGTTTCTTTTTTACAACTTTACGAATACCAGCATTCGTATTAATTGGGTTATTTATTGTCCAAAATGTTATATCTGGACTAGCTCAAGTTGCATCTCAAATGAGCGTAGATGGTGGAGGTGTTGCATATTGGGCACATATTGGTGGTTTTGTTTTTGGAATTATTTTAAGTCCTGTGTTTGGACTATTTCGCCGTGACGATTATTAA